The genome window GAGGCCGACGACGGCCGCGATGCCGCCTTGCTGGCCGACCTGCTCGCCGAAGACCTCGACGCCGCGGCCGCGGGGCTCGTCTGGCGCGAAGCGGGTTCCCTCGCCGAGGACCGGGCCGGGCTCGGCCTGCTGCCGTCCCAGGACGCCCTGGCCGCCTTCGCCGGCCGGGCCGAGGCGCGGCTTGCCGCCTTGGAGGGCGCCCTGGCCCGGCGCCGGGCCGGGGCGTGGCGCCTGCCCGGGGATCGGTTCGAGGCCCGGGCCGCGTGGCGGGCGCGCGTGCTGCTCGTGGTCGGCGTGGCCGTCCTGGCGGCGGCCATCCTGCTGGGCGAGACCATGGCCAAGAGGACCCGGCGGTTCGCCGCCAATGTGGCCCTGGAGCGCCAGCGCCGCGAGGCCGCCGCCGCCCTGGCCGACATGGCCGACCTGGCCCGGGCGGCCAAGGTCCGGTCGGGCCAAAGCCTCATCGACGTCACCGGCAGCAACTGCACGCGGTGCGGCTGCGACGGCCGGGACCTGCGCGGCGCACCCGAGGGCGACGTCTGCGTGCGCCAGTGGGAGCGGGCCCTTTCGCGCATCGGGCAGGCCGCCGGGGCCGCGCCGGAGCGTTTGAGCCGCTTCGCCCGCGATCCCTGGGGCTCGCCCTTCCTGCTTAACGAAAACGAGGGCGAAAGCGCCGATTTTCCCTTCGAGCCGGACACGGTGGCCTCGGCCGGGCAAAACGGCCTGGCCGGCGACGCCGACGACATCGTCGTGGCCGTGCCGAACGCCGGGCCAGGGCGGTAGGGCGGTTGCCGGTGGCAGGCGGTTCCCGGTCTTGGCAGTGGTTTTCCGGGGCGGCGGCCCTGGGCGGCCTGGCCCTGGTGGCCGCCCATTTCCTGCTTTCGGCCGCGACCCTGGCGATCGCGGGCGGGGCGGCCCGGGGCCTGCTGGTCCTGGCCGCCGGGCTTGGCGCGGTGATGGCTTCGGGGGGCCGGGGAACGCGGCTGGGACTCACGTTCCTTGGCTTTTCGCTGTTCCTGTTCGGCGTCCAGGCCTACGTCTATCCGGCCGTTGTTTTCGGCCTGTTCCTCGACGCGGCCAGCCTGGCCCTGGCCTGGCGCAACGCCGGGCGCCGCGCGCCCGGGACCGGGGCCACGGGCACGGCCCTCGGCGCCCTGGCCTGGCTGGCCCTGGCCTCGACCCTGCTGTTGCCCTGGGCTCGGTTTTTCCAGGCGGCAAAGCTTTTCGGGCCGGTGGAATTTTTCGCGGCCATGGCCTTTTCCCCGGCCGACGCCCCGGCCTACGGCCTGGCGGCGGCCTGGCGGCTGGCCACCTTCGCGGTTTTCGCCCGTGAGCTGGCCCGGCTGGACCTGCCCGAGCGGTTTTCGCTTTTGGGGCGCGGCGTGGCCGGCGGGCTTCTAACGGCCATCGTCTTCGGGTTTTTCGAGCATTTCCAGGGCGACCGCTACCTGCTGCACTACCGGTTCACCTCGCTTTTCGCCAATCCGGGCTGGTTCGCCGAATACGCCGCCATCGCCGCGCCCTTTCTGCTGCTGCCCCTGGCCGGCAAACGCTTCGGCGGCCGCCTGCTGGCCGCCGGCTCCCTGGCCCTGTGCGGCGCGGCCCTGGTCCTGACCCTGGCCCGGGCCGGCTGGATCGCCGGCTGCCTGACCTTCGCCGCCGCCGCCTGGCTGTATTTCCGCCCCAACCGCCTGGTGCGCTGGGACCGGCCCCACGGCCATCTGCCGACCCTGGCCGTGGCCGGGGCGCTGGTCGTCGCGCTCGCCGCCTGGGGCGCCGGCCGGGGGCTGTCGGCGGTCAGTCGCCCCATCAACGCCCTGCTGGCCGAGCGGGTGGGCAATTTCACCGAATCCCCCCGGCCGGGGCTGTTCCGGGCCGGACTGTGCATCGCCGCCGAACGGCCGGTCTTCGGCATGGGCTTCGAGACCTACGCCCGCCACTACCCGGTGCTTCTGGCCACGCCCGGGACCTGGCTCAACCGATACGGCGACCCCGCGGCCGAGGTCTTCGAGACCTCGCACAACATGTACGTGCAGCTCGTCTCGGGCCTGGGGCTGGCGGGGCTTACGCTGTGGCTGGCCCTGGCGGGCCGGGCGGGATTTCTGCTGTGGCGGCGGGCCCGGGATTTCGCCAGCCTGCCCGACGCGGTCCTGCTCCTGTCCCTGGCCGCCTTTCACGTCTACGCCTTTTTCCAGGAAATGTTCTACGTGCCGCCGGTGCTGTTCCTGCTGTTCCTCCCCCTGGCCCGGGCCATGGCCCTGGAGGGACGGCGGGCGCGGCCCGGGCGCGGCGCCGTCTGGCTGGCCCTGGCCGCCTGCCTCGTGGCCGGTGCGGGCACGCTGTCCTACGCCGTGGATGCCGGCCTTGGCCGCACGGCGGCGCGCCTGGGGCTCGCCGACTGGCGCGCGCCGGGCGAGGAGGTGGTCCATGAGGGATTTTATCCGGCCGAGACGGCCGAGGATGGGCGGACGTTTCGCTGGAGCGTCGGCGGGGCGGCGATGCTCCCGGCCCCGGGCGCCCGGGAGGTGACCCTGCGTCTGGCCGGGCCGGTTCCGGGCACGGTGGCGGTTTATGCCGGCGACGCGCTGCTGGCTGTCGTGCGCCTGGACGGCCGGCCGGTCACGCGGCGGTTCGCCCTGCCCCAGGGCACACCCCTGTACCTGCTGCCCGGCCGGTCCTTGCTGCCCCAGGCGGTCACGGGCGCGCCCGATCCCCGGCGGCTCGGGCTGGCGGTGGGTGTGGGCCCGTGAGGGCTACAAATTTTCCGTATTGCGCTCGAAGACCCGCATCTCGTTGACGACCAGGTTGCCCAGGTCGCGGATCTCCGGGTTCTCCTGGTTTTCCACGAGATCGGACAGCAGTTTGATGTCCTGGGGCAGGCCGGCCAGGACGATCCGCTTGACCTCGGCCAGCCGGTCCTTGACGTAGTTGCGGTCGCGCTTGGCGGCCATGTGTTCGAGGATGTCGGCCGTGCTCATGACGGTGAAGGCTTTCTCGGCATAGATGGCGGAGATGGCGGTCAGGTGGGACAGGATGTTTTTTTCGCCGGCCTGGCCGGACTTGAAGTAGAGGTCCGCGGCCTTGCCGGCGTAGTCGTTGAAGTGTTCGTAGGAAACACGGAAATGCTTGGCCGCGCCGAGGGCGCCGCTGGCGGCGGCCAGCAGCAGGGCGATGCCGAGGACGCAGGGCGTGGTGAAACGGTAACGCATGCGGACTCCGTGACGAGGCGATCCGCCGGGGAATCTGCTCCCGGGCGGCAAGCGCCACATACCAGTTTTTGCCGACCCGTCAAAGCGCGCCGGCCGGGCTTCCGGCGGCGGGGAGGGGGGCGCGGCCGGAGGCGGCAGGTGTGTCGGTGTCCGGCCGTTGACTTTTGGGACATTTCGTCTATTATACGGGATGCCCCTGGCTGCTGACAGCCGCAGTATCCTCCTGGATTTGCCATGAAAAACATCCGGTTTGTTCGCATCACGTTCGCCATAATTGTCTTGTTGTGTCATCTGACGGGCGGCATAGGCCGCGCGGGCATGGTTTCCCTGGTTTTTGACGACGGTCTTGAGAGTGTTTATCAATACGCTTTCCCCATTTTGGCTAAATACGCCTTTCCCGCCACGGTCGGTATCATCGCCAACCGCGTGGACGTGGGCGACCAGGATTTCATGGACGAAAACCAGCTGCGCGAACTGCAAAAGGCCGGCTGGGAAATCGCTTCCCACAGCCTGACCCACAAACGGCCCATTGATATCCCGAAGTTTTTGGCCGAGGAAAAATGCCTGCTGCTGCGCCGGGTCAACGGCCAGCGCACGCTCTACGACGCCAAGTACAAATACGAGGAACTGGCCGGACTGGTGGAAAACGGCCGTCAGCTCAAGGAACGTTCCAGCGTCAAGCTCGTCAAAAGCGAGCCCGGCAGCTACTACTTCGACGAACTCATCGGCGAGGTCACCGTCCATCCCTTCGATCCGGACAGCGCCGAAAAACAGCAGATCCGGGCCATCTCCTACGAGCGGGAACTGGAAGAGTCCAAAAACGTCCTGAACGCCCTGGGCTTTACGGTGACCACCTACATCACCCCCCACAACTACTGGACGCCGGAAATGAGCGCCCTGGCCAAGCGCTTCTACAGCCAGGTGGCCGACGGCGGCGACGACTGCAACCGCAAGGGGGCCACCGATCGCTACTGGATCAAGCGCTACGTGGTCCACGCCAACGACCCGGCCGAGTCCATCATCGGCCTGATCAAGGAACACGCCATCCGCGAAAACGCCTGGGTCGTCTTCTGCCTGCACGGCATCGGCTCCGACCTCGGCTGGGAGCCCTGGGACGCGGCCAAGCTGGACCAGTTGGCGGCGTTTCTCAAGCAGAAGGCCGTGCCCGTGGTCACCGTGGACCAGGGCGCCAAGCTGTGGTTCGACGGCAAGGGCAAGACGGGGAAATAGCAGAGAGCATGAAACGATCGTTGCGAATCGTGGTCGCCGGGTTTGCCGTGGGCTTTCCCTTGGGCGGCCAGTTGTGGATGATGCTGCATTTCGCCGAGGGCCTGAGCCGGCTGGGCCATGAAGTGACCTTTCTGGAGGACACGTCCAACTGGGCCTACCCGTTCGATCCGGTGCTCGGCCACCCCGTGGACAACTCCGAGCGGGGCCGCGAGGCCGTGGACAGGCTGTTTCGCCGCGCCGGGCTCACGGGGCACTGGGCCTACGTGAGCGAGATCGAGGGCCGGCTCTACGGCATGGACCGGGCGACGCTCGACCGCCGCCTGGCCGAGGCCGATTTTTTCCTCAACGTCTCCGCCGTGCTGCCCCTCAAGGAAGAGTACTTCCAGGCCCCGGTGACGGCCGTCATCGACACCGACCCGGTCTTCACCCAGGTCAAGGTGGCCACCGACCCCTGGACCCGCGACTATTACCGCCGACACGACGTCTGCTTCACCTACGGCTACAACCTGCCCGGCGGCGGCACCGACGTGCCCCTGTCGGACGTGGATTGGAAGCCGCTGTTGCCCCCGGTGATCCTCGACCGGTGGCCCGTGGGCCAGGGCCGGGGGGACCGCTACACCACCGTCGGCACCTGGGAGGCCCGGGACCGGGACGTGGAGGTGGCCGGCCGCCGGCTTTCCTGGCGCAAGAACGTCAAATACGAGGCCATCCTCGACCTGCCCTCCACCCTGCGCGACATTCCCTTGGGCATGGCCATGAGCGGCATGTGCAACGACGCCTGGCGGTACGCCGCGGCCGGCTGGGAGGTGCGCGAGGGCCTGGAGGTCTCGCGCGACCCCGACACCTACCGCGACTACATCCGGGGCTCCCGGGGCGAATTCACCATCGCCAAGGACCAGAACGTGGTGCTCAAAAGCGGCTGGTTCTCCGACCGCACGGCCACCTACCTGGCCTCGGGCCGGCCGGCCGTGGTGGAGGACACGGGCTTTGGCCGCTACCTGCCCGTGGGCGAGGGGCTTTTTCCCTTCGAGGGCCACGACGGCGCGGTCGAGGCCCTGCGCGCCGCCGAGGCCGATCCGGTGCGCGCCGGCAAGGTCGCCCGGGAAATCGCCGGGGACTTCTTCGACAGCGACAAGGTCCTGGCCGGGCTTTTGCGGGCCTGCGGGCTGGCCTAGGCGGCAATTGCGACGATTTCGGG of Solidesulfovibrio sp. contains these proteins:
- a CDS encoding polysaccharide deacetylase family protein, with translation MVSLVFDDGLESVYQYAFPILAKYAFPATVGIIANRVDVGDQDFMDENQLRELQKAGWEIASHSLTHKRPIDIPKFLAEEKCLLLRRVNGQRTLYDAKYKYEELAGLVENGRQLKERSSVKLVKSEPGSYYFDELIGEVTVHPFDPDSAEKQQIRAISYERELEESKNVLNALGFTVTTYITPHNYWTPEMSALAKRFYSQVADGGDDCNRKGATDRYWIKRYVVHANDPAESIIGLIKEHAIRENAWVVFCLHGIGSDLGWEPWDAAKLDQLAAFLKQKAVPVVTVDQGAKLWFDGKGKTGK
- a CDS encoding O-antigen ligase family protein → MAGGSRSWQWFSGAAALGGLALVAAHFLLSAATLAIAGGAARGLLVLAAGLGAVMASGGRGTRLGLTFLGFSLFLFGVQAYVYPAVVFGLFLDAASLALAWRNAGRRAPGTGATGTALGALAWLALASTLLLPWARFFQAAKLFGPVEFFAAMAFSPADAPAYGLAAAWRLATFAVFARELARLDLPERFSLLGRGVAGGLLTAIVFGFFEHFQGDRYLLHYRFTSLFANPGWFAEYAAIAAPFLLLPLAGKRFGGRLLAAGSLALCGAALVLTLARAGWIAGCLTFAAAAWLYFRPNRLVRWDRPHGHLPTLAVAGALVVALAAWGAGRGLSAVSRPINALLAERVGNFTESPRPGLFRAGLCIAAERPVFGMGFETYARHYPVLLATPGTWLNRYGDPAAEVFETSHNMYVQLVSGLGLAGLTLWLALAGRAGFLLWRRARDFASLPDAVLLLSLAAFHVYAFFQEMFYVPPVLFLLFLPLARAMALEGRRARPGRGAVWLALAACLVAGAGTLSYAVDAGLGRTAARLGLADWRAPGEEVVHEGFYPAETAEDGRTFRWSVGGAAMLPAPGAREVTLRLAGPVPGTVAVYAGDALLAVVRLDGRPVTRRFALPQGTPLYLLPGRSLLPQAVTGAPDPRRLGLAVGVGP